A window of Macrotis lagotis isolate mMagLag1 chromosome X, bilby.v1.9.chrom.fasta, whole genome shotgun sequence contains these coding sequences:
- the LOC141497146 gene encoding uncharacterized protein LOC141497146, with protein MAPGSLSPPPQELVSFKDVAVDFTREEWSILDHPQKELYKEVMLENAQNLLSVGLPVTKPDVISYFEQKEAPWMLQQEGLRICYSEEEIRLEMKETIGSLFVAETHKQGGINDSACDFTWSKFCVTHEKIQTREKPYECNHCGKSFTWKGSLTVHQRIHTGERPYECNQCEKAFIRRNQLTEHQRRHTGEKPYECNQCEKTFTRKSHLTDHQRRHSGEKPYECNQCEKAFTWSAGLTEHQRTHTGEKPYGCIQCGKVFTQRTSLIKHQRIHTGEKPYVCNHCGKAFIQKEQLTRHQRFYTGEKPYACNQCGKAFTWGAHLTVHQRIHTGEKPYECNQCGKAFTQRANLTAHQRIHTGEKSYECNQCGKAFTQRANLTAHQRIHTGEKPYECNQCGKVFTRKGSLSVHQRIHTGENPFECNQCGKTFTQRAHLITHQRIHTTEKH; from the exons ATGGCCCCCGGGAGCCTGAGCCCCCCACCGCAG GAGTTGGTGTCATTCAAGGATGTGGCGGTGGACTTCACCCGGGAGGAGTGGAGCATCTTGGATCATCCTCAGAAGGAGTTGTACAAGGAAGTCATGCTGGAGAATGCCCAGAACCTGCTCTCTGTGG GACTTCCAGTTACAAAACCAGATGTGATCTCTTATTTTGAACAAAAGGAAGCTCCATGGATGTTGCAGCAAGAAGGTCTAAGGATCTGCTATTCAG AGGAAGAGATCAGACTTGAAATGAAGGAGACTATTGGAAGTCTTTTTGTGGCAGAAACTCACAAGCAAGGAGGAATAAATGACAGTGCCTGTGATTTCACCTGGAGCAAATTCTGTGTTACACATGAGAAAATCCAAActagagagaaaccttatgaatgtaatcactgTGGAAAGTCTTTTACATGGAAGGGCAGTCTTACggtacatcagagaattcacactggggagagaccttatgaatgtaatcaatgtgaaAAGGCTTTTATTCGGAGGAATCAGCTTACTGAACATCAGAGAcgccatactggagagaaaccttacgAATGTAATCAATGTGAAAAGACTTTTACTCGGAAGTCACATCTTACTGATCATCAGAGACGCCActctggagagaaaccttatgaatgtaatcaatgtgaaAAGGCTTTTACTTGGAGTGCAGGTCTTACTGAACATCAGAGAACCcatactggggagaaaccttacgGATGTATTCAGTGTGGAAAGGTTTTTACTCAGAGGACCAGCCttattaaacatcagagaatccacactggagagaagccttatgtATGTAATCACTGTGGAAAAGCTTTTATCCAGAAAGAGCAGCTTACTAGACATCAGAGATTctacactggggagaaaccttatgcatgtaatcaatgtggaaaggcatTTACTTGGGGAGCCCAtcttactgtacatcagagaatccacactggagagaaaccttatgaatgtaatcagtgtggaaaagcTTTTACTCAGAGGGCCAATCTTACTGCACATCAAAGAATCCATACTGGGGAGAAATCTTATGagtgtaatcagtgtggaaaggcctTTACTCAGAGGGCAAATCTTactgcacatcagagaatccatactggagaaaaaccttatgaatgtaatcaatgtggaaaggttTTTACAAGGAAGGGCAGTCTttctgtacatcagagaatccacactggagagaatccttttgaatgtaatcaatgtggaaagacttttactCAGAGGGCCCATCTTATtacacatcagagaattcacactacAGAGAAACATTAA